The Oscarella lobularis chromosome 9, ooOscLobu1.1, whole genome shotgun sequence genome includes a window with the following:
- the LOC136191190 gene encoding sulfotransferase 1A1-like: protein MEIDSTEAIQQTFKRIPVFMYREPERRVATLKSFKPRPTDIIIATPPKSGTTWTQQIVHGLRSGGSMDFSEISAVVPFIEASGTTGIDLDTDHVAQPRAFKTHECYELCPKGAAKYLVVIRHPLDAYPSAYSFMNGWIIRPPGIVSPDAFIRTALSRDNPPQSFEERGVIISVIQSWWKRRQDDNVLVVFYEDMIEDLPGAVKQMAEFIGCGAGDEELQKLVVKQASKDFMLANNSKFDDYLLKRAANKRIGLPEDAGCTAENSTVRGGGKGVRRRDLSPESIAAINSKWTSLMEELTGCSSYDELRKKYGRLGK from the exons ATGGAGATCGACTCTACCGAAGCCATTCAGCAGACGTTCAAGCGCATACCGGTATTCATGTACCGGGAACccgagcgtcgcgtcgccacCCTCAAATCGTTCAAGCCTCGACCGACGGACATAATCATCGCAACGCCGCCCAAGTCGGGAACGACGTGGACGCAGCAGATCGTCCACGGCCTTCGGAGCGGCGGCAGCATGGACTTCAGCGAAATCAGCGCAGTTGTGCCGTTCATCGAAGCGTCAGGAACGACCGGCATCGACCTCGACACAGATCACGTCGCGCAGCCGCGCGCATTCAAAACGCACGAATGCTACGAACTGTGTCCCAAGGGCGCCGCCAAGTACCTCGTCGTCATACGACACCCGCTCGACGCCTATCCGTCGGCGTATTCGTTCATGAACGGATGGATCATCCGTCCACCTGGCATCGTGAGCCCGGACGCGTTCATTCGAACGGCACTCTCGCGAGACAACCCACCGCAAAGTTTCGAGGAGCGCGGTGTAATCATTTCCGTAATTCAATCATG GTGGAagcgtcgtcaagacgacAACGTTCTCGTTGTTTTCTACGAGGACATGATCGAGGATTTACCGGGAGCGGTGAAACAGATGGCCGAATTCATTGGCTGCGGTGCTGGTGACGAGGAACTGCAGAAATTGGTCGTCAAGCAGGCGTCGAAGGACTTCATGCTCGCCAATAAttcgaaattcgacgattATTTGCTCAAACGCGCTGCGAATAAGAGGATCGGTTTGCCGGAGGATGCTGGATGCACGGCGGAGAATAGTACGgttcgcggcggcgggaaaggagttcgtcgacgagatttGTCGCCGGAATCGATCGCGGCGATCAATTCGAAGTGGACTTCGCTTATGGAGGAGTTGACGGGATGTTCGTCCTACGACGAACTTCGAAAGAAGTATGGACGACTCGGAAAGTGA